A DNA window from Actinokineospora baliensis contains the following coding sequences:
- a CDS encoding acyl-ACP desaturase — MHRQVGGPLLPAAEVDAAVGTFLRAGRTRWDEFDFDWSQADVSRLTEGQRSAVEFITIIEDHLPGYFALYDEHFPLNESVERDVFVHNRELYHFSIRWAQEEDTHARVLYRYQVESGLADAESLRQSLAVEGQKKFAVDYADAVQFFTYPLVQEKATQLYYQNLRQVIDEPVLAQILNRLSRDEARHFTFFADMLQRYLIRYGDEVVEPVRAVIADFRMPLADTIRGYWRWALKIADTARYDHTDAYDYLIKVLNRAVDARSDKVTELVSFISACRTINA, encoded by the coding sequence GTGCACAGGCAAGTGGGCGGGCCGCTGCTGCCCGCGGCGGAGGTGGACGCGGCGGTCGGCACGTTCCTGCGGGCGGGCCGCACCCGCTGGGACGAGTTCGACTTCGACTGGTCGCAGGCGGATGTGTCCCGGCTGACCGAGGGTCAGCGGTCGGCGGTCGAGTTCATCACGATCATCGAGGACCACCTGCCGGGGTACTTCGCGCTCTACGACGAGCACTTCCCGTTGAACGAGAGCGTGGAGCGGGACGTGTTCGTGCACAACCGGGAGCTGTACCACTTCTCGATCCGGTGGGCGCAGGAGGAGGACACGCACGCGCGGGTCCTCTACCGGTACCAGGTGGAGTCCGGTCTGGCGGACGCGGAGTCGCTGCGGCAGTCGTTGGCGGTGGAGGGCCAGAAGAAGTTCGCCGTCGACTACGCGGACGCGGTGCAGTTCTTCACGTACCCGTTGGTGCAGGAGAAGGCGACGCAGCTGTACTACCAGAACCTGCGCCAGGTCATCGACGAACCGGTCCTGGCCCAGATCCTCAACCGCCTCAGCCGTGACGAGGCCCGCCACTTCACCTTCTTCGCCGACATGCTCCAGCGCTACCTCATCCGCTACGGCGACGAGGTGGTCGAACCGGTCCGCGCCGTGATCGCCGACTTCCGCATGCCCCTGGCCGACACGATCCGCGGCTACTGGCGCTGGGCCCTGAAGATCGCCGACACGGCCCGTTACGACCACACCGACGCCTACGACTACCTGATCAAGGTGCTCAACCGGGCGGTGGACGCGCGGTCGGACAAGGTCACCGAACTGGTGTCCTTCATCTCGGCCTGTCGGACCATCAACGCGTGA
- a CDS encoding SAM-dependent methyltransferase, with the protein MAVADTNVHYDLDPEIFGLYLDPMRKYSSGLYKSSEDTLEQAQRTKLHFVADRVKLAPGKRLLDIGCGWGSLVLFMAQEYGAHVVGVSPAPNQHAYIRDLVEQRGLGELVTTRVGQIQELDIEPRSFDAVTMLGSIVHMPDLGEAFGRAHAALRTKGMLYVSESCFRNAAKHAEFSEQESTAFVRDAIFGWGDMRPLSELVRGAEDAGFSVVAVDDLTEHYHRTIEDWLANVAASAQRLDEIEAGLADKLTKYLRTANAGWGFTTKHYALTCAKRR; encoded by the coding sequence GTGGCGGTCGCTGACACCAACGTCCACTACGACCTCGACCCGGAGATCTTCGGGCTGTACCTGGACCCGATGCGCAAGTACTCCTCCGGGCTCTACAAGTCCTCTGAGGACACTCTGGAGCAGGCGCAGCGCACCAAGCTGCACTTCGTCGCCGACCGGGTCAAGCTGGCGCCGGGCAAGCGGCTGCTCGACATCGGCTGCGGGTGGGGGTCGCTGGTCCTGTTCATGGCCCAGGAGTACGGCGCGCACGTGGTCGGTGTCAGCCCGGCGCCCAACCAGCACGCCTATATCCGCGACCTGGTGGAGCAGCGCGGGCTCGGTGAGCTGGTGACCACTCGGGTCGGGCAGATCCAGGAGCTCGACATCGAGCCGCGCTCGTTCGACGCGGTGACGATGCTGGGGTCGATCGTGCACATGCCCGACCTCGGTGAGGCGTTCGGGCGGGCGCACGCGGCGCTGCGCACGAAGGGGATGCTCTACGTCTCGGAGAGCTGCTTCCGCAATGCCGCCAAGCACGCGGAGTTCAGCGAGCAGGAGTCCACGGCGTTCGTCCGCGACGCGATCTTCGGCTGGGGCGACATGCGGCCGCTGTCGGAGTTGGTGCGCGGCGCCGAGGACGCCGGGTTCAGCGTGGTGGCGGTGGACGACTTGACCGAGCACTACCACCGGACCATCGAGGACTGGCTGGCCAACGTGGCCGCCTCGGCGCAGCGGCTCGACGAGATCGAGGCGGGCCTGGCCGACAAGCTGACCAAGTACCTGCGGACGGCGAACGCGGGGTGGGGGTTCACCACCAAGCACTACGCGCTCACCTGCGCGAAACGGCGCTGA
- a CDS encoding acyl carrier protein, producing MSDDVITTVTEIVATEFGLPAAEVGADVDLSSLEGADSVKVLRAVAKIERTYDIELEDDQVFGLKTVRDAATLVVATLAEKEPSGGGR from the coding sequence ATGTCCGACGACGTGATCACCACCGTCACCGAGATCGTGGCGACCGAGTTCGGTCTGCCCGCGGCCGAGGTCGGCGCCGATGTCGACCTGAGCTCGCTGGAGGGCGCCGACTCGGTGAAGGTGCTGCGCGCGGTCGCCAAGATCGAGCGGACCTACGACATCGAGCTCGAGGACGACCAGGTGTTCGGCCTCAAGACCGTGCGCGACGCCGCGACGCTGGTCGTGGCCACCCTCGCGGAGAAGGAGCCCAGCGGTGGCGGTCGCTGA
- a CDS encoding PaaI family thioesterase, protein MSDGTPVVVPWRVLPDYSCFGCSPSNEHGLRLNFTHSGDGIECVLRVDRTFESYPGVVHGGIATTVCDEIMGNLLVLKIGTSVFTTTLRTRYLSPLAVGVSYRCVATAEDLGAAPYRAYAEITDPDGAVCVTAVGTYQPATAEQVRDRMDLSDGEVELIENALAGLRPGG, encoded by the coding sequence GTGAGCGACGGGACACCGGTCGTCGTGCCGTGGCGGGTGCTGCCGGACTACAGCTGCTTCGGCTGCTCCCCCAGCAACGAACACGGGCTGCGGTTGAACTTCACGCACTCCGGCGACGGCATCGAGTGCGTGCTGCGGGTGGACCGGACCTTCGAGTCCTACCCGGGTGTGGTGCACGGCGGGATCGCCACCACGGTGTGCGATGAGATCATGGGCAACCTGCTGGTGCTCAAGATCGGCACGTCGGTGTTCACCACCACGCTGCGCACCCGGTACCTGTCCCCACTCGCGGTTGGCGTCAGCTACCGCTGCGTGGCCACGGCCGAGGACCTGGGCGCGGCCCCGTACCGGGCGTACGCGGAGATCACCGACCCCGACGGCGCGGTGTGCGTGACCGCCGTCGGCACCTACCAGCCCGCGACCGCCGAGCAGGTCCGTGACCGGATGGACCTGTCGGACGGCGAAGTGGAACTGATCGAGAACGCGCTGGCCGGTCTGCGGCCGGGCGGCTGA
- a CDS encoding ferritin-like domain-containing protein: protein MHSFDVFTHYERVHWQLKDIDFGSVDKDLVKPEHVLMAKSGVMGESNVIAAVHGFLNEFVDDYDFSTFAVVWGYQEVQHHYAFKSWLEAIGEAVDDAPVQAMREPYAPGSTPAATLATNIISELTVNHIYRRVSAAVEEPVLADILLRASRDEAGHAREFIHYCRGRLERKPEEIPSVLETLYVYTSDQKIKHPVSMFKSNLIELEDHETIDTGFDLFLEGVADQGELDELQGKIRQVFGQLVGKDLSTNGKVRRALAEALG from the coding sequence ATGCACAGCTTCGACGTCTTCACCCACTACGAACGGGTCCACTGGCAGCTCAAGGACATCGACTTCGGCAGCGTCGACAAGGACCTGGTCAAGCCCGAGCACGTGCTGATGGCCAAGAGCGGCGTCATGGGCGAGTCCAATGTGATCGCCGCGGTGCACGGGTTCCTCAACGAGTTCGTCGACGACTACGACTTCTCGACCTTCGCGGTGGTGTGGGGCTACCAGGAAGTGCAGCACCACTACGCGTTCAAGTCGTGGCTGGAGGCGATCGGCGAGGCTGTCGATGACGCGCCGGTGCAGGCGATGCGCGAACCGTACGCGCCGGGCAGCACCCCGGCGGCAACGTTGGCGACCAACATCATCTCCGAGCTGACCGTCAACCACATCTACCGCAGGGTCTCCGCCGCCGTGGAGGAACCCGTGCTGGCCGACATCCTGTTGCGCGCCAGCCGCGACGAGGCAGGGCACGCGCGCGAGTTCATCCACTACTGCCGCGGCCGGTTGGAGCGCAAGCCCGAGGAGATCCCGTCGGTGCTGGAGACGCTGTACGTCTACACCAGCGACCAGAAGATCAAGCACCCGGTGAGCATGTTCAAGAGCAACCTGATCGAGCTCGAGGACCACGAGACCATCGACACCGGGTTCGACCTGTTCCTGGAGGGCGTGGCCGACCAGGGTGAGCTCGACGAGCTGCAGGGCAAGATCCGGCAGGTGTTCGGTCAGCTGGTCGGCAAGGACCTGAGCACCAACGGCAAGGTGCGCCGGGCGTTGGCCGAGGCGCTCGGGTGA
- a CDS encoding AMP-binding protein, with amino-acid sequence MPEPTTLHAALAAAAERGPDTPITFHTGREQLTLTELLDQSHAMAGAMAAAGIRRGDRIGLLCQNEADFFRVLLALGILGACACPLPLPTMARDGYQVRVRGVITAADIETVVVSERLTKLRGVLGPALDGTTALSTGDLREHEAPPGSGVSGDDDLIVQFTSGSTSVPKGVRLSHANVLACLTAINNGIELSGADRAGNWLPLFHDMGLFGSLAALYYPIPLTVWQPSVFVKDPAHWLRLMSEIGVTACPLPNFAYDAMARAVPEEEVSGYDLSQWRVAFNGAEPIAVDTLEEFLNHFAPAGFRREAMLPVYGLAEATLPVTFSELTAPPRVDWVDRPQLAETGKAVPVDRENPDARGVVSVGRPVTAMAVRITDPDTGAPQGERVVGEVEIKGASVTAGYLRGDQPFTEDGWLRTGDLGYTAGGELHITGRRKEMIIVRGDNYYPEDVEAAVRTDPAVHRRRCVAYLDEEAERLVLVVESAEEDSPALRERLRSVVATATGLDDVRVVVAPPQAIPRTSSGKLQRLASRARFG; translated from the coding sequence GTGCCTGAACCCACTACGCTCCACGCGGCTCTGGCGGCCGCGGCGGAGCGAGGCCCCGACACGCCGATCACCTTCCACACCGGTCGCGAGCAGTTGACGTTGACCGAGTTGCTGGACCAGTCGCACGCGATGGCGGGTGCGATGGCCGCCGCCGGTATACGGCGCGGGGACCGGATCGGACTGTTGTGCCAGAACGAGGCCGACTTCTTCCGCGTGCTCCTCGCGCTGGGCATCCTCGGTGCCTGCGCGTGCCCGCTCCCCCTGCCGACGATGGCCCGTGACGGCTACCAGGTTCGGGTGCGTGGCGTCATCACAGCGGCCGACATCGAGACCGTGGTCGTGTCGGAGCGGTTGACGAAACTGCGTGGCGTGCTGGGCCCCGCTCTCGACGGGACAACCGCCCTGTCCACCGGAGACTTGCGCGAGCACGAGGCACCACCGGGCAGTGGTGTGAGCGGCGATGACGACCTGATCGTCCAGTTCACCTCCGGCAGCACCTCCGTACCCAAGGGCGTGCGGCTGTCGCATGCGAACGTGCTCGCTTGCCTCACCGCCATCAACAACGGCATCGAGCTGAGCGGGGCGGATCGCGCGGGCAACTGGCTGCCGTTGTTCCACGACATGGGGTTGTTCGGTTCGCTGGCGGCGTTGTACTACCCGATCCCTTTGACCGTGTGGCAGCCGTCGGTGTTCGTGAAGGACCCCGCGCACTGGTTGCGGCTGATGTCGGAGATCGGTGTGACAGCGTGTCCGCTGCCGAACTTCGCCTATGACGCCATGGCTCGCGCGGTGCCCGAGGAGGAGGTGTCGGGGTACGACCTGAGCCAGTGGCGGGTGGCGTTCAACGGCGCTGAGCCCATCGCGGTGGACACCCTCGAAGAGTTCCTGAACCACTTCGCCCCTGCCGGTTTCCGGCGCGAGGCGATGCTTCCGGTATACGGCCTCGCGGAAGCCACGCTCCCCGTCACGTTCTCCGAGCTGACCGCACCACCGCGCGTCGACTGGGTGGACCGACCGCAGTTGGCCGAAACCGGCAAAGCCGTCCCGGTCGACCGCGAGAACCCCGACGCCCGCGGCGTGGTGTCGGTAGGACGACCGGTGACGGCCATGGCTGTCCGCATCACCGACCCCGACACCGGCGCGCCCCAAGGGGAACGCGTCGTGGGCGAGGTCGAGATCAAGGGTGCTTCGGTGACAGCGGGGTACTTGCGCGGTGATCAGCCGTTCACCGAGGACGGCTGGCTGCGTACCGGCGACCTCGGCTACACCGCGGGCGGCGAGCTGCACATCACCGGCCGCCGCAAGGAAATGATCATCGTGCGCGGCGACAACTACTACCCCGAGGATGTCGAGGCGGCCGTGCGCACCGACCCCGCCGTCCACCGCAGGCGGTGCGTGGCCTACCTCGACGAGGAGGCCGAGCGGCTGGTTCTCGTCGTCGAGTCGGCCGAAGAGGACAGTCCGGCGCTGCGGGAGCGGCTTCGGTCGGTAGTGGCCACCGCGACCGGTTTGGACGATGTGCGGGTGGTTGTCGCGCCGCCGCAGGCGATCCCGCGCACCAGCAGCGGCAAGCTCCAGCGACTCGCTTCCCGGGCCAGGTTCGGCTAG
- a CDS encoding 4'-phosphopantetheinyl transferase family protein — translation MTRVAVHVVSLRALDQVRGHAEPDLSDRDRAAIARRTTGRRRVQAQAARVLAQVAAVESGNASHDQDFLVLAESAATCGIDVEDAAEEDLREVADRFCAADEAAGPLSARALWTAKESAAKATRRGLRAGLRTIGFADDPSTDWSTVDWPYGRGFLTRTVDLGDRHCALTVHADAPPQVRTQVWAPTVSDHRWSFTQVTQVDDSPARRLAEGLHAFGGNRA, via the coding sequence GTGACCCGCGTAGCGGTACACGTGGTGTCCCTGCGCGCCCTCGACCAGGTGCGCGGCCACGCCGAACCGGATCTGTCCGACCGCGACCGGGCCGCGATCGCGCGGCGCACTACCGGCAGGCGGCGGGTTCAGGCGCAGGCGGCGCGGGTGCTGGCGCAGGTCGCTGCGGTTGAGTCCGGCAACGCCAGCCACGACCAGGACTTCCTCGTTCTCGCTGAGAGCGCCGCGACGTGCGGCATCGACGTCGAGGACGCGGCGGAGGAGGACTTACGCGAGGTGGCGGACCGGTTCTGCGCGGCGGACGAGGCCGCGGGGCCGCTGTCGGCGCGGGCGCTGTGGACGGCGAAGGAGAGCGCGGCCAAGGCGACTCGGCGGGGGCTGCGTGCCGGGCTGCGGACGATCGGGTTCGCGGATGATCCCAGCACTGACTGGTCCACAGTGGACTGGCCGTACGGCCGGGGTTTTCTCACCCGGACGGTCGATCTGGGTGACAGGCATTGCGCACTCACCGTGCATGCCGACGCGCCACCCCAGGTCCGGACTCAGGTGTGGGCACCAACAGTGTCCGATCACCGCTGGTCATTCACACAAGTAACCCAAGTTGACGACTCCCCCGCCCGCCGGTTGGCCGAAGGGCTGCACGCGTTCGGCGGCAATCGTGCCTGA
- a CDS encoding cytochrome P450 has protein sequence MSDPYPTYARLRAEDPVHFNEQLGGWVITRYDDVTAALRDHETFSSRRIALLVAQRGGSNPTPAVARFLELAGHWMWMLDPPTHTRMRKLMNQGFTPRAVRLLEPMIQGIVDDLVDAAVAREEVDLMADFCFPVPALVICGLYGLPPADARRVTDWCDALKVFLGAATDLGGAQAAAEAVHEMIDYLTEIMEARRVEPRDDLVSRLVAADDEGDRLGTDELVSNLLLLIAASFETTIDMLGNGLAGLLTQRDQWELLKSDPSTIPGAVDEVIRWDGPVQLTHRLLTRDVELRGKQLREGQLAYLMRGSANRDPERFADPDRIDVTRGDTGHVGLGLGVHYCIGAGLSRLEGKIALTELTRRLPDLRLVEPDRLTWRADNLQFRGLSELRASTS, from the coding sequence ATGAGCGACCCCTATCCCACTTACGCCCGGTTGCGCGCCGAGGACCCGGTGCACTTCAACGAGCAGCTCGGCGGCTGGGTGATCACCCGCTACGACGACGTCACCGCGGCGTTGCGCGACCACGAGACGTTCTCCTCGCGGCGGATCGCGCTGCTGGTGGCCCAGCGCGGCGGCTCGAACCCCACCCCGGCGGTGGCGCGGTTCTTGGAGCTGGCCGGGCACTGGATGTGGATGCTGGACCCGCCCACGCACACCCGGATGCGCAAGCTGATGAACCAGGGGTTCACCCCGCGCGCGGTGCGGCTGCTGGAGCCGATGATCCAGGGCATCGTGGACGACCTGGTGGACGCGGCGGTCGCGCGCGAAGAGGTCGACCTCATGGCCGACTTCTGTTTCCCGGTACCGGCTCTGGTGATCTGTGGTCTCTACGGGTTGCCCCCTGCCGACGCGCGCCGGGTGACCGACTGGTGCGACGCGCTCAAGGTGTTCCTCGGTGCGGCCACCGATCTCGGTGGCGCCCAGGCGGCCGCCGAAGCGGTGCACGAGATGATCGACTACCTCACCGAGATCATGGAAGCCCGGCGGGTCGAGCCGCGCGATGACCTGGTGTCGAGGTTGGTCGCCGCCGATGACGAGGGCGATCGGCTGGGCACCGACGAGCTGGTGTCTAACCTGTTGCTGCTGATCGCGGCCTCGTTCGAGACCACGATCGACATGCTGGGCAACGGCCTGGCGGGCCTGCTGACCCAGCGCGACCAGTGGGAGCTGCTCAAGAGCGATCCGTCGACCATCCCCGGCGCGGTCGACGAGGTGATCCGCTGGGACGGTCCGGTCCAGCTCACCCACCGGCTGCTGACCAGGGATGTGGAGCTGCGGGGCAAGCAACTGCGCGAGGGCCAGTTGGCTTACCTCATGCGAGGTTCGGCGAACCGCGACCCGGAGCGGTTCGCCGACCCAGACCGCATCGACGTCACCCGGGGCGACACCGGGCACGTCGGACTGGGCTTGGGCGTGCACTACTGCATCGGCGCGGGCCTGTCGCGGTTGGAAGGCAAGATCGCCCTCACCGAGCTGACCAGGCGGTTGCCGGACCTGCGGCTGGTCGAACCGGACCGGTTGACCTGGCGCGCCGACAACTTGCAGTTCCGAGGCCTGTCCGAGTTGCGGGCGAGCACGTCGTGA
- a CDS encoding MaoC/PaaZ C-terminal domain-containing protein — MGVTVGEQRSATRTVSEADIAACARLTGDFGAHHIAGMAGKKVAQGLLTLSGTPLLADDDVHVTGMDLRFLAPVFAGDEITTSVTVDALEGAEIAFTVVVATAAAEVLRGTGTAAVLG; from the coding sequence ATGGGCGTGACCGTCGGCGAGCAGCGCAGCGCCACCAGGACCGTCTCCGAGGCCGACATCGCCGCCTGCGCGCGGCTGACCGGCGACTTCGGCGCGCACCACATCGCGGGCATGGCGGGCAAGAAGGTCGCCCAGGGCCTCCTGACGCTCTCCGGCACCCCCCTGCTCGCCGACGACGACGTGCACGTCACCGGAATGGACCTGCGCTTCCTGGCGCCGGTGTTCGCCGGTGACGAGATCACCACCTCGGTCACCGTGGACGCGCTCGAGGGGGCCGAGATCGCCTTCACCGTGGTGGTCGCGACGGCCGCCGCCGAGGTGCTGCGCGGCACCGGGACCGCCGCCGTCCTGGGCTGA
- a CDS encoding sigma-70 family RNA polymerase sigma factor, translated as MARGDRAALSGDRDAVGALWRIESAKIVGALARYTGDFAMAEDLAQEAFAEALVNWPREGVPDNPAGWLLTVGKRRAIDAYRRRATLDQKYAVLATEGEDGVTVDWDPDQIDDDVLALVFTACHPVLARESRVALTLRVVGGLTSDEIARAFLVPTATVQARITRAKKAIASAGVPFEVPPVEERPARLGSVLSVIYLIFTEGSSASSGADLIRFDLASEAQRLARVLARLIPDEPEVNGLLALLELTAARFPARTGPDGHPVLLQDQDRGRWDHAAIRRGRAALARAEQAGRGLGAYGLQAAIAQCHAVAPSVEETDWERVVALYEALGTLTPSPVVDLNRAVAVSMARGPAAALAIVDGLGDALPQSHLVPSVRGELLARLGRDDEAREAFKLAVELCGNDRERAVLRDKLDALG; from the coding sequence GTGGCGCGAGGCGACCGGGCAGCTCTGAGCGGGGACCGCGACGCGGTCGGCGCGCTCTGGCGGATCGAATCGGCCAAGATCGTCGGCGCGTTGGCCCGCTACACCGGGGACTTCGCGATGGCCGAGGACCTGGCGCAGGAGGCGTTCGCCGAGGCGCTGGTGAACTGGCCGCGCGAAGGGGTCCCGGACAACCCGGCCGGGTGGTTGCTCACTGTCGGTAAGCGTCGGGCGATCGACGCCTACCGCAGGCGGGCGACCCTGGACCAGAAGTACGCCGTCCTCGCCACTGAGGGCGAGGACGGCGTGACGGTGGACTGGGACCCGGACCAGATCGACGACGACGTGCTGGCGCTGGTGTTCACCGCGTGTCACCCGGTGTTGGCGCGGGAGTCCCGGGTCGCGCTCACGCTGCGTGTCGTCGGTGGTCTGACCAGCGACGAGATCGCCAGGGCGTTCCTGGTGCCGACCGCGACCGTGCAGGCGCGGATCACCCGGGCGAAGAAGGCCATCGCCTCGGCCGGGGTGCCCTTCGAGGTACCCCCGGTCGAGGAACGGCCCGCGCGGCTGGGGTCGGTGCTCAGCGTGATCTACCTGATCTTCACCGAGGGCTCGTCCGCCAGCTCCGGCGCCGACCTGATCCGTTTCGACCTCGCCAGCGAGGCCCAACGACTGGCCCGGGTCCTGGCGCGGTTGATCCCGGACGAGCCGGAGGTGAACGGCCTGCTGGCACTGCTCGAGCTGACCGCGGCCCGTTTCCCCGCCCGGACCGGCCCCGACGGTCACCCGGTGCTGCTGCAGGACCAGGACCGCGGCCGCTGGGACCACGCCGCGATCCGCCGCGGCAGGGCGGCGCTGGCCCGGGCCGAACAGGCGGGCCGCGGCTTGGGCGCGTACGGCCTGCAGGCAGCGATCGCCCAGTGCCACGCGGTGGCGCCGTCGGTGGAGGAGACGGATTGGGAGCGGGTGGTGGCGTTGTACGAGGCCCTCGGCACGCTGACCCCGTCCCCGGTGGTCGACCTCAACCGCGCGGTGGCGGTATCGATGGCCCGCGGCCCGGCGGCTGCTTTGGCCATTGTGGACGGTTTGGGGGATGCGTTGCCGCAGTCGCACTTGGTGCCGAGCGTGCGCGGGGAGTTGTTGGCGCGCTTGGGTCGCGACGATGAGGCGCGGGAAGCGTTCAAGCTGGCGGTGGAACTGTGCGGCAACGACCGGGAACGGGCTGTGCTGCGGGACAAACTGGACGCCCTCGGCTGA
- a CDS encoding YciI family protein, translating to MKYMLIMRASDEAYAAMGEFDFSEMLATVGKFNDELIRAGVLVAAEGLSDAADGVVVDYSVEPPVVTDGPYGETKELFNGFYLLNVASKEEAVEWAKRMPMTGAGFKTEIRRVPSIDEFPQDNEWIQKERAWREATGQL from the coding sequence ATGAAGTACATGCTGATCATGCGCGCGTCCGACGAGGCCTACGCCGCGATGGGTGAGTTCGACTTCAGCGAGATGCTGGCGACCGTGGGCAAGTTCAACGACGAGCTCATCCGGGCGGGCGTGCTGGTGGCGGCCGAGGGCCTGTCCGACGCGGCTGACGGGGTGGTTGTGGACTACTCGGTGGAGCCGCCGGTGGTGACCGACGGGCCGTACGGGGAGACCAAGGAGCTGTTCAACGGGTTCTACCTGCTCAACGTGGCCTCCAAGGAGGAGGCGGTCGAGTGGGCGAAGCGGATGCCGATGACCGGGGCCGGGTTCAAGACCGAGATCCGCCGGGTGCCCTCGATCGACGAGTTCCCGCAGGACAACGAGTGGATCCAGAAGGAGCGCGCGTGGCGCGAGGCGACCGGGCAGCTCTGA
- a CDS encoding phosphotransferase has product MTTRCEWDVLPEPVKRAAEDRTGPILKAESATSGRNSELAATLWTSQGRIFCKGITTASSLSVMHHNEISVSQFLPAELAPRLLWHVEEGGWLLLGFEHVTGQHADLSPGSGDIPLVTDAVNVIAQVSVPAGRRAMSTQWARALTSEIHAAPPEKASAWSVDNADTLTSWASRAPEHIDGPALIHTDLNPANFLIADTARVIDWAWWRTGAAWIDPAFVLIRLIAAGHPPAEAEQWANRIPGFRDANPDALTAFAASVLRLWERKFPSTNTTAAARAWAQHRLG; this is encoded by the coding sequence ATGACGACCCGTTGTGAGTGGGACGTTTTGCCCGAACCGGTGAAGCGCGCGGCGGAGGATCGCACCGGACCGATCCTCAAGGCTGAGTCCGCGACTTCTGGTCGAAACTCGGAACTGGCCGCCACGTTGTGGACATCGCAAGGGCGGATTTTCTGCAAGGGAATCACGACGGCGTCGTCATTGTCCGTCATGCATCACAATGAGATTAGCGTAAGCCAATTTCTGCCTGCGGAACTCGCGCCGCGCTTGTTGTGGCATGTCGAAGAAGGGGGTTGGCTGCTGCTCGGCTTCGAGCACGTGACCGGGCAGCACGCCGACCTCTCCCCAGGATCAGGTGATATCCCGCTGGTGACCGACGCGGTCAACGTCATCGCACAGGTGTCGGTGCCAGCAGGCCGCCGTGCGATGTCCACCCAATGGGCACGGGCACTCACATCCGAGATCCACGCGGCACCGCCCGAGAAGGCGTCCGCCTGGTCAGTCGACAACGCGGACACACTCACCTCCTGGGCGTCCCGAGCCCCGGAACACATCGACGGCCCGGCGCTCATCCACACCGACCTCAACCCGGCGAACTTCCTCATAGCCGACACGGCCCGAGTGATCGACTGGGCATGGTGGCGAACCGGCGCCGCGTGGATCGACCCGGCCTTCGTCCTCATCCGGCTCATCGCCGCCGGACACCCCCCGGCTGAAGCGGAACAATGGGCGAACCGGATTCCCGGCTTCCGAGACGCGAACCCCGACGCCCTGACCGCCTTCGCCGCGTCCGTACTGCGTCTCTGGGAACGCAAGTTCCCTAGCACCAATACGACCGCAGCCGCCCGCGCATGGGCGCAACACCGTCTCGGATAG
- a CDS encoding glycine-rich domain-containing protein, with protein sequence MGQLIREHAGMTGDEAVRIVNATVAFLVICAESPGKRFRPSKRVDLGWHMFILNTRDYAEFCAHLGAGFIHHVPDEFARPTATRTAMRAALAPTVEALTAAGFEVDAQLWGTDAGSCSQCHSGCTDCGQGGDDDGGFCR encoded by the coding sequence GTGGGCCAACTGATCCGCGAGCACGCCGGGATGACGGGTGATGAAGCGGTCCGCATCGTGAACGCCACCGTCGCGTTCCTGGTCATCTGCGCGGAGAGCCCCGGCAAGCGGTTCCGCCCGAGCAAGCGCGTGGACCTGGGCTGGCACATGTTCATCCTCAACACTCGGGACTACGCCGAGTTCTGCGCGCACCTGGGCGCCGGGTTCATCCACCATGTGCCGGACGAGTTCGCCCGTCCCACGGCCACCCGGACCGCCATGCGTGCGGCACTGGCCCCTACTGTGGAGGCCCTGACCGCTGCTGGCTTCGAGGTCGACGCTCAGTTGTGGGGAACGGACGCGGGCAGTTGCTCGCAGTGTCACTCCGGGTGCACCGACTGCGGCCAGGGGGGCGATGACGACGGCGGCTTCTGCCGCTAG